In one window of Juglans regia cultivar Chandler chromosome 3, Walnut 2.0, whole genome shotgun sequence DNA:
- the LOC108981025 gene encoding actin-depolymerizing factor 2-like, producing the protein MANAASGIAVHDDCKLRFLELKAKRTYRFIVFKIEEKQKQVIVEKVGEPNQGYEDFTASLPADECRYAVYDFDFVTEENCQKSRIFFVAWSPDTSRVRSKMIYASSKDRFKRELDGIQVELQATDPTEIGLDVIKSRAS; encoded by the exons ATG GCCAACGCAGCCTCGGGTATAGCTGTGCACGATGACTGCAAGTTGAGGTTTCTAGAACTTAAGGCGAAAAGGACCTATCGCTTCATAGTTTTCAAGATTGAGGAGAAGCAGAAGCAAGTTATTGTGGAGAAGGTTGGTGAGCCAAACCAAGGTTACGAGGATTTCACTGCAAGCCTTCCAGCTGACGAGTGCCGTTATGCTGTATATGATTTTGACTTTGTCACGGAAGAGAATTGCCAAAAGAGCAGGATTTTCTTTGTTGCTTG GTCTCCCGACACATCAAGGGTTAGAAGCAAGATGATTTATGCAAGCTCCAAAGATAGATTTAAGAGAGAGCTTGATGGAATTCAGGTTGAGTTGCAAGCAACTGATCCAACTGAGATTGGTCTTGATGTCATTAAGAGCCGTGCCAGCTGA